The genomic DNA GTTGACAAACGCTCGTCCCACATTACAACGTCTAATTGTAACAGCTCTCGTAGGTTTTCTGCAAATTGCTGGCACGCTTCACCACGTGGGCCAATTGTACCATTCATATTTTTAGGTAAACCTACTACTATTTTGTCCACATTGTACTGCTTTACTAACTCAGAAATACGGTCAAAACCAAAATTACCTCGTTCTTCGTTAATTTTAATTGTTTCTAATCCTTGTGCTGTCCAGCCCATTTCGTCGCTAATTGCAACTCCGACTGTTTTTGTACCTACATCTAAACCTAATATCCGCATAAACTACTCCTCACGATGATGTTTCAAGTAAGACTTCACAAGCTCTTCAATTAATTCATCACGTTCAAGCTTGCGAATGATGCTTCGTGCATCTTTATGGCGAGGTATGTATGCTGGGTCTCCACTTAATAAATAACCGACGATTTGGTTAATCGGATTATAGCCTTTTTCTTGAAGTGCATCATACACAGTTAAAAGTACATCATTTACATGGACACTCTGTTTTTCATCTTGAATGCTAAACTTCATTGTTTTATCAAAACCGTCCATTTCAAGCACCTCACTTATATAGTAAGTATAGGGAGAAGAACTTCTCCTCTCCCTACCATTGTACACTACTATCTCTTTATTTTGAAACAGATTTAACGTACTCTTGTACAAATGCTAAAGCTTCCTCAACTTGCGCTGGGTTTTTACCGCCCGCTTGTGCCATATCAGGACGGCCACCACCGCCACCGCCACAACGAGAAGCTACTTCTTTCACAAGTTTACCAGCATGGTATCCTTGGCTAATTAAATCTTTCGTTACGCCAGCTAAGATGTTTACTTTATCATCATTTACAGACGCTAATACGACAACTGCTGATTCTAATTTATTTTTCAGGTCATCCATCATCGTACGTAAGTTGTTCATATCTGCAACATTTACTTTTGCCGCTAATACGTTCACGCCATCAACTGTCATTACTGAATCAGTTAAGTTTCCAGCTTCGATATTGCTTAATTTCGCTGCAAGAGATTCGTTTTCTTTTTGAAGTTGTTTTACTTCAGCAAATAAACCATCTACTCTTGTTAAAATATCTTTCGGATTTGTTTTCATTTTTCCAGCTGCTTCTTTTAATAAACCTACTTGATCGTTCATTAATTCATAAGCAGACTTACCAGTTACCGCCTCAATACGACGAGTTCCTGCACCGATACCAGACTCAGCAACAATTTTGAAAATACCGATAGAAGCTGTGTTATCAACGTGACAACCACCGCAAAGCTCTAAGCTATAATCGCCAACTTGTACAACGCGTACAACATCACCGTATTTTTCACCAAATAATGCCATTGCGCCCATTTCTTTCGCTTCTTCGATTGCTTTTTGTGAAATCTCAACATCAATACTTTCCCAAATTTTCTCGTTTACAATACGCTCAATTTTTTCTAATTCGTCAGCTTGTACTTGACCGAAGTGAGAGAAGTCAAAGCGTAAACGTTCAGAAGTTACAAGAGAACCTGCTTGGTTAACATGCGTTCCAAGAACGTCTTTTAATGCTTGGTGTAGTAAGTGAGTTGCTGTATGGTTTTTCACAACGCTACTACGGTTTTTCGTATCGATAATAGCTTTCACAGCCGCATCTTTCGTTAACGTACCTTCTTCCACAACAACTTTGTGTAAGTTTTGACCGTTTGGTGCTTTTTGTACGTCTTTTACAAGAACTTTCACGCCATCAGCAAGAAGGTAACCACGGTCTGCAATTTGTCCGCCGCTCTCAGCATAGAATGGTGTTACATCAATCATCAATTGTCCTTCTTCGCCAGCTTGTAAGCTGTCTGTGTATTCGCCATTTTTCACAAGTGCAACAACGTTACTTTCTGTTGCAACTGTACCGTAACCAACGAATTCGCTCGCTACTTTCACTTCTCCAAGGACGCCGCCTTGAACTTGCATAGAATCAACGTCTTGACGAGCAGCACGTGCACGCTCACGTTGTTTTTCCATTTCATTTTCAAAGCCTTCTTGATCAACTGTCATACCAGCTTCTTCTGCATATTCTTCTGTTAATTCAATTGGGAAACCGTATGTGTCATATAGACGGAACGCATCTACTCCAGAAATAACAGTTGTTTTTTCTTCTTTTGCTTTTGCGATAACTTCAGCTAAAATTGCTTCACCATCATGAAGTGTTTCGTGGAAACGCTCTTCTTCATTTTTCACAACTTTTGCGATGAAATCTTTCTTCTCAAGTACTTCTGGATAGAAGTCTTTCATTACTTCTCCAACAACCGGTACTAATTCAAACATGAATGGACGGTTGATGTTTAATTTCTTAGAGTAACGAACAGCACGGCGTAATAAACGACGTAATACATAACCACGGCCTTCGTTAGATGGAAGAGCACCGTCACCAACAGCGAATGTTACTGTACGGATATGGTCAGCAATTACTTTAAACGCCATATCTTTTTCTAAGTCACCATTACGATACTTCTCACCAGAGATTGTTTCTGTTGCACCAATCATTGGCATGAACAAGTCTGTGTCAAAGTTTGTAGGCACATCTTGAACGATAGATGTCATACGCTCTAGACCCATCCCTGTATCGATGTTTTTCTTAGGAAGTGGTGTATATGAACCGTCTGGATTATGGTTAAATTGAGAGAATACAAGGTTCCATACTTCTAAGTAACGCTCGTTTTCTCCGCCCGGATATAATTCTGGGTCACTAAAGTCATTACCGTAAGCTTCTCCGCGGTCATAGAAAATCTCCGTATTCGGTCCACTTGGTCCTTCACCGATATCCCAGAAGTTTTCTTCTAAACGGATGATGCGCTCTTTTGGAACACCCATTTTCTCATTCCAAATTGTGAATGCTTCTTCATCTTCTGGATGGATTGTAACTGATAATAATTCTTTATCGAATCCGATCCATTTGTCACTCGTTAAGAATTCCCAAGCCCAAGTAATTGCTTCTTCTTTAAAGTAATCACCGATTGAGAAGTTCCCTAACATTTCAAAGAATGTATGGTGACGAGCTGTTTTCCCTACGTTTTCAATATCGTTTGTACGAATTGATTTTTGAGCATTTGTAATACGTGGATTTTGCGGGATTACGCGTCCATCAAAATATTTTTTTAATGTTGCTACACCACTGTTAATCCATAAAAGAGATGGATCCTCATGTGGAACTAGTGATGCACTAGGTTCTACTGCATGTCCTTTTTCTTGGAAAAAGTCTAAAAACATTTGACGAATTTGTGCGCCTGTTAGTTGTTTCATTTTATTTTCCTCCTTAAATATAAAAAACTCCCGCCCCTATAAAAGGGACGAGAGTTAACTCGCGATACCACCCTAATTATGAATTGATTATTATAACAATCAATTCATCACCTCATGGTGCCGTAACGTGGCAAGACGGCAGTGATTAGCTGCTCTCAGGATTAGCTTTCTGTTACCCTTCATTTAAAGCTTCTTTCAGCCATGTGGAAGCTTCTCTCTATAAATGGACTGTAACGTACTTGTTCCGTCATTGATTTAATGTATTATATGACTAAATATAATAGAATTCTCTTAAGTTTGTCAATGTAGATAATCATTTATATTATATCAATTGTTTATTAATCATAGCTATTCTACTAGTCATTCTTAACAGCCTTTTCATATATTATGCATGTATTAATAAATTGTACTACCCCTATAAACTTTTCTGAACATTTTATTTTTGTTATAATCAAATTATCAATAATAAAGGAGCGATTATAATGACAACCTTATTGAATAAAGCTAAAAATATGTTAACGACTGATGAAACGATATTATTTTACGCAGCATGTTCATTAGATATATTTATATATCGTTCCGTCGCAAGACCAGGGCTGTTAATTTTAACGAACAAACGACTCTTCTTTTATGGACCAGATGTAAGTAAGAACCCATTATTTGAGGAGTACTCTTTCACAAAAATTTCTAATCTAAAAGAGAAAAAACATCTTTTCGGCAGTCAAATTGTATTTATGTATGATAATGAATGGAAAATAATAAAACATATTCAAACAAATGATGTCAGCTCTCTCGTTCAACAAATACACGAACAGCTCTCTAAATAATGAAAGCCCTCTACTTTTATAAATAGAGGGCTTTCTTATTACACATCTTCTCTTTTCCAAAGAGGTCTCACATGCACAATCACTGTACGAATAACAGCTAAAATCGGAACCGATATTAACAACCCCACAATCCCCGCAACCTCTCCTCCAACTAGTAATGCAAGCATAATAATAACAGGATGCATGCGAAGCGACTTACCAACAATGTAAGGCGATAAAATGTTACTTTC from Bacillus basilensis includes the following:
- the ruvX gene encoding Holliday junction resolvase RuvX; translation: MRILGLDVGTKTVGVAISDEMGWTAQGLETIKINEERGNFGFDRISELVKQYNVDKIVVGLPKNMNGTIGPRGEACQQFAENLRELLQLDVVMWDERLSTMAAERLLISADVSRKKRKQVIDKMAAVVILQGFLDSK
- a CDS encoding IreB family regulatory phosphoprotein; translation: MDGFDKTMKFSIQDEKQSVHVNDVLLTVYDALQEKGYNPINQIVGYLLSGDPAYIPRHKDARSIIRKLERDELIEELVKSYLKHHREE
- the alaS gene encoding alanine--tRNA ligase, translating into MKQLTGAQIRQMFLDFFQEKGHAVEPSASLVPHEDPSLLWINSGVATLKKYFDGRVIPQNPRITNAQKSIRTNDIENVGKTARHHTFFEMLGNFSIGDYFKEEAITWAWEFLTSDKWIGFDKELLSVTIHPEDEEAFTIWNEKMGVPKERIIRLEENFWDIGEGPSGPNTEIFYDRGEAYGNDFSDPELYPGGENERYLEVWNLVFSQFNHNPDGSYTPLPKKNIDTGMGLERMTSIVQDVPTNFDTDLFMPMIGATETISGEKYRNGDLEKDMAFKVIADHIRTVTFAVGDGALPSNEGRGYVLRRLLRRAVRYSKKLNINRPFMFELVPVVGEVMKDFYPEVLEKKDFIAKVVKNEEERFHETLHDGEAILAEVIAKAKEEKTTVISGVDAFRLYDTYGFPIELTEEYAEEAGMTVDQEGFENEMEKQRERARAARQDVDSMQVQGGVLGEVKVASEFVGYGTVATESNVVALVKNGEYTDSLQAGEEGQLMIDVTPFYAESGGQIADRGYLLADGVKVLVKDVQKAPNGQNLHKVVVEEGTLTKDAAVKAIIDTKNRSSVVKNHTATHLLHQALKDVLGTHVNQAGSLVTSERLRFDFSHFGQVQADELEKIERIVNEKIWESIDVEISQKAIEEAKEMGAMALFGEKYGDVVRVVQVGDYSLELCGGCHVDNTASIGIFKIVAESGIGAGTRRIEAVTGKSAYELMNDQVGLLKEAAGKMKTNPKDILTRVDGLFAEVKQLQKENESLAAKLSNIEAGNLTDSVMTVDGVNVLAAKVNVADMNNLRTMMDDLKNKLESAVVVLASVNDDKVNILAGVTKDLISQGYHAGKLVKEVASRCGGGGGGRPDMAQAGGKNPAQVEEALAFVQEYVKSVSK
- a CDS encoding PH domain-containing protein; protein product: MTTLLNKAKNMLTTDETILFYAACSLDIFIYRSVARPGLLILTNKRLFFYGPDVSKNPLFEEYSFTKISNLKEKKHLFGSQIVFMYDNEWKIIKHIQTNDVSSLVQQIHEQLSK